The proteins below come from a single Rosa rugosa chromosome 2, drRosRugo1.1, whole genome shotgun sequence genomic window:
- the LOC133732432 gene encoding non-functional NADPH-dependent codeinone reductase 2-like has product MAATQIPVVVLESSDGRRTMPVLGFGTASNNLQPEVLIEAVLEAIKLGYRHFDTASVYGSEQSLGEAIAQALKLDLVASRDELFITSKLWCNDAHPDLVLPALKKSLQSLQLEYLDLYLIHWPISGTPGKSVEFPKEKDQMPMDFKGVWGAMEEAQRLGLTKSIGISNFSTKKTENMLSFATIPPSVNQVEMSPFWQQKKLRDFCKANGMVVTAFSPLGAIGASWGTNHVLESKVLNEIAEARGKTVVQVCIRWVYQVGATLAVKSYNKERLKQNVQVFDWELTEEDLEKINQIPQHKMMVREEELVTATGPYKSLDELWDGEY; this is encoded by the exons ATGGCAGCAACCCAAATCCCAGTAGTGGTTCTTGAATCCTCCGATGGCCGCAGGACCATGCCTGTGCTTGGCTTCGGCACAGCATCCAACAATTTACAACCAGAGGTTTTGATAGAAGCTGTTCTCGAGGCCATCAAGCTCGGTTACCGCCACTTTGACACGGCTTCCGTGTACGGCTCGGAGCAGAGTCTGGGAGAAGCCATAGCCCAAGCACTCAAACTCGACCTCGTGGCTTCTCGGGACGAGCTCTTCATCACTTCCAAGCTTTGGTGTAATGATGCTCACCCTGATTTGGTTCTTCCTGCTCTAAAGAAATCGCTTCA GTCTCTTCAATTGGAGTACCTTGATCTGTATCTGATTCACTGGCCCATCAGTGGCACGCCTGGGAAATCGGTGGAATTTCCCAAGGAGAAGGACCAAATGCCGATGGACTTCAAGGGTGTGTGGGGAGCCATGGAAGAAGCTCAGAGACTTGGCCTCACCAAATCCATTGGAATCAGTAATTTCTCTACCAAGAAGACTGAGAATATGCTCTCTTTTGCTACTATTCCTCCTTCAGTCAACCAA GTTGAGATGAGCCCATTTTGGCAACAAAAGAAGCTCAGAGACTTCTGCAAGGCCAACGGTATGGTTGTGACTGCCTTCTCCCCATTGGGTGCCATAGGAGCCAGTTGGGGTACCAATCATGTTCTCGAAAGCAAAGTGCTCAATGAAATCGCCGAGGCTCGGGGAAAGACTGTTGTTCAG GTGTGCATTAGATGGGTTTATCAGGTAGGAGCAACTCTTGCAGTGAAGAGCTACAACAAGGAGAGGTTGAAGCAGAATGTGCAGGTGTTCGACTGGGAACTAACAGAAGAGGATCTTGAGAAGATCAATCAAATCCCACAGCACAAAATGATGGTTCGAGAAGAAGAGTTGGTTACGGCTACCGGACCATACAAGTCCCTTGATGAGTTATGGGATGGAGAGTATTAA